The DNA window tttcatgctgcatttcactaaaaaattgttttacatCATCCATCGTTTTGTTCTTGCAGTACAGTTTAATCAAAATGTTGTAAGTCACAATATTAGGAGTGCAACCCTTGCTTACCATAATGTCAAATACTTTTCTAGCCTCACTTAATTGATTCTGCTGACAATATCCACCTATTAATGAATTGTAAGTGACCACATTCGGCTCTATCTCCCTCTGCGTCATTGTTTCAACTATATCACGAGCCTCTAAAACCATCCCTTCTTTACACAAACCATCGACCAATACATTGAAAATGACTACATCTGGCTTGATTTTCCAATCAAACATTTCATTATGTAAAGCTAAAGCTTCCTTGCATTGGCCTAAATTGAAAAGACAACGAATTAAAGAGCTGTAAGTTACAACATCAGCCAATATATTTTCTCTCTTCATCTCTAATACAAGGTTTTTAGCCGTGGTAATGAAACCCTCCCTGCAAAGCCCGTCGATAATTGTATTATAGGTCACAACATTTGGCTGACAACCTTTTTCTCTCATTCTTTGAAGTAAACTAATTGCAGCACTGGATTTTCCAATTTTACATAAGGAATTAGCAACAGAAGAATAGGCATAAACATCAAGTTGATAACCCTTGGCTTCTATATCATCAAACAACTCGACAGCTTGGGCAATTTTACCTTGTAAACAAAGGCCATTGAGTAAGGGATTAAACATAATCACGTCAAGCCGAAATCCGAGTTTGAAGATTTTTCCTAGCATGGCGAATCCAAAATCGACACGATGCAAATGACAGAAGCAATTCATCACTATGTTAATAGTGTAAGCATTAAACGGAAGTCCTGCCAATTCCAATCGCTTACAAAGAGAAAGCACGGCCTGAAAATGTTTCATTCTGACAAGTGCAGATAACAATTTATTAAACTCAACTATGGAAGGTAAGGGGTTGATGTGAAGCATGGTATTGAATGAAAGTAGGGCATCATCAATATTAGTCATTTTTGTATAAGTAT is part of the Mercurialis annua linkage group LG3, ddMerAnnu1.2, whole genome shotgun sequence genome and encodes:
- the LOC126672308 gene encoding putative pentatricopeptide repeat-containing protein At1g12700, mitochondrial — its product is MRLRRTLKPILLVAAAPSAFNSFGKIGTICHLHTYTKMTNIDDALLSFNTMLHINPLPSIVEFNKLLSALVRMKHFQAVLSLCKRLELAGLPFNAYTINIVMNCFCHLHRVDFGFAMLGKIFKLGFRLDVIMFNPLLNGLCLQGKIAQAVELFDDIEAKGYQLDVYAYSSVANSLCKIGKSSAAISLLQRMREKGCQPNVVTYNTIIDGLCREGFITTAKNLVLEMKRENILADVVTYSSLIRCLFNLGQCKEALALHNEMFDWKIKPDVVIFNVLVDGLCKEGMVLEARDIVETMTQREIEPNVVTYNSLIGGYCQQNQLSEARKVFDIMVSKGCTPNIVTYNILIKLYCKNKTMDDPDYDKDRKKGGGGLITPAKHICNMTLFTLFADLYPSADAILGQTSNSTAGNGVDFVPKKRKTDGQSIIDGVAKEGPTTGEQKKKKTDHEETLVPNGGKRNHKAGKNAAENADAGKKKTKKRKKFRTSRRRIRNAKQEERKEEEKK